In Candidatus Hydrogenedentota bacterium, a genomic segment contains:
- a CDS encoding hemolysin III family protein: MTGPSEKRYTIAEEVANAITHGVGVIFGIIALVLMVVFASYGGDAWRIVSVSIFGSALILLYLASTLYHALPESSIKRMMRIFDHCAIYVLIAGTYTPFLLGDMRGPWGWVLFGILWGSAVAGIIFKFFFIGRFDLITTLLYVAMGWTALIAIKPALAMLPPGALLLLLIGGILYTSGVVFYLWDRLPFNHAIWHLFVLGGSALHFAAVMAFAV, encoded by the coding sequence ATGACCGGGCCTTCCGAGAAGAGATACACCATTGCGGAAGAGGTGGCTAACGCCATTACGCACGGCGTTGGCGTCATTTTCGGCATTATCGCCCTCGTGTTGATGGTGGTATTCGCCAGCTATGGGGGCGACGCGTGGCGGATTGTCAGCGTAAGCATCTTTGGCTCTGCGCTGATTTTGCTGTATCTGGCGTCCACCCTGTACCACGCCCTGCCGGAGTCGTCAATCAAGCGCATGATGCGCATTTTTGACCACTGTGCGATCTACGTGCTTATCGCCGGAACCTATACCCCGTTTCTATTGGGCGACATGCGCGGCCCTTGGGGCTGGGTACTCTTCGGCATACTCTGGGGCAGCGCGGTGGCGGGTATCATCTTTAAATTCTTCTTTATTGGACGATTCGACCTCATCACGACGTTGCTCTACGTAGCCATGGGCTGGACCGCGCTCATAGCTATCAAGCCGGCGCTTGCGATGCTGCCCCCCGGCGCGCTGTTGTTGCTGCTTATCGGCGGGATACTCTACACATCCGGCGTCGTGTTCTACTTGTGGGACCGCCTGCCCTTCAACCATGCCATCTGGCACCTTTTCGTGCTCGGCGGCAGCGCCCTGCATTTTGCCGCCGTGATGGCCTTCGCCGTGTGA